A region of the Littorina saxatilis isolate snail1 linkage group LG12, US_GU_Lsax_2.0, whole genome shotgun sequence genome:
TCAGAATAggcccacacacatacagataggCTGTACAGTAATagcaggagagagagggagagagcgtgTGTACCAGCCTCATACTCAGAATAggcccacacacatacagataagCTGTAatagcaagagagagagggagagagtgtgtgttccCGCCTCATACTCAGAATAggcccacacacatacagataagCTGTaatagcaagagagagagagagagagtgtgtgtaccAGCCTCATACTCAGAATAggcccacacacatacagataggCTGTaatagcaagagagagagagagtgtgtgttccCGCCTCATACTCAGAATAggcccacacacatacagataggCTGTAatagcaagagagagagggagagagtatgTGTTCCCGCCTCATACTCAGAATAggcccacacacatacagataagCTGTAatagcaagagagagagggagagagtatgTGTTCCCGCCTCATACTCAGAATAggcccacacacatacagataagCTGTAatagcaagagagagagggagagagtatgTGTTCCCGCCTCATACTCAGAATAggcccacacacatacagataggCTGTAATagcaggagagagagggagagagtgtgtgttccCGCCTCATACTCAGAATagacccacacacatacagataagCTGTAATagcaagagagagggagagagagtatgtgttcCCACCTCATACTCAGAATAggcccacacacatacagataggCTGTaatagcaagagagagagagagagtgtgttccCGCCTCATACTCAGAATAggcccacacacatacagataggCTGTAATagcaggagagagagggagggagcgtGTGTACCCGCCTCATACTCATATTCATAATAggcccacacacatacagataggCTGTAATAGCCggggagagcaagagagagcgtgtgtACCCGCCTCATACTCATAATTggcccacacacatacagataggCTGTAATagcaggagagagagaaagagagacccTAGGCTTTTGGTCGGCCCATGAGGGGGTCATTATaaacaggttcaactgtatttCTTTATTGTACTTACAGGTGCAGTGTTCATCGTTGTCTCTTGCCTGGTGATCGGCATCGCCACGGTCAGTCTGTGTCAGCTCCACACACGCCTGCTGGACAAGTACCTGCCCCAGACCAAACCGGACACTGTGACCAAATCCATCACGGAAGAACCCAACACCCTGGAGACCATCCAGAACTTCCAGTTTAGGTTAGGCTCTGAGTTCTTTAAATCTGAGCTCCCTCACAACTGTGTTCATGCTCACTGGAAACAAAATATGTATCAGACACTCAAAAGTTAGTAATTGAATTGTCTGTTCTTTGTCTGGTAAATTTCTTGTTTCCTGGGCCAAAAGTGAGCTTGAGTTTTAAGTATTTTGAAGGTGGTAGATGTGTTGAGGGCTTCTGTTCACAGAAATTTTGCGAATACAGTCTTTCGCCTTAGTTCTTGCAGCCATGCTTAATTGCGTTACTCTGAAAAATTGCATCTAGTTATGTAGCAATGCAGGATGAtattttgatacatgtataaatatatatatatatatgcattgcTTTTTGACTGGTTTGATATAAACCATTCAGTGATCAGTCTTTTGGTTCCAGCTTGATTCAGATGCACGACTTTATCGTGAAGAGCAACGAATACCTCACGTACATCTATGCAGTGCTGAAATGGGATGATGCAATACCTGCCATGATGTAAGAAAACCTGTTTTGAGTATTTCATTGCCATCTGACTTGAGTGTGTTTTTGAGCAGTGTACGATTAAATAGGTTATAACTGAAAAGTACTAATGTAAACCAATTAACTTCCTCACTCTTTTTCTTCGTTTTCCCATATTCTTTATGTTTGAGTTTCTTTGTAACTACAGTATTTAAGTATGATGTCATTCTCTATGCTTGGCATTAAAACAGTACTCTGGTAACAATTcacttttaaagaaaatcagTCTCTCCTGCTTGAAAAATGAACTTATTAAGTTACCTAACTGTCTGCACGTACTATAAATCAAGTACGAGGGCTGTTCCATTATTATTTAGAATCCAGGCTCCTGGCAATAtggcgttaaatacaaaaccatGACGTCAAATAATAGACTATCGTGAGGCTTGACACAAAAAATGAAGTTCGAGAGTTATGTCGTTTTCATATGGCTGACTCAGGAAGATACTCACCGTGCAATGTATGAGATTGCGCCATGAAGCTCAAATTCGCGATTTCGGAGCCATAACTTACAATAACTACAAACTAAAggttaaaggggggggggggggggggggggtcgtgaaAATTTAAAGGGCGGTTCCACTGAGTTGAACTTGAATCAGTTGGAAAGAATCGCTGTAAATGTAACCATTAGTTTTACACACATGAATATTTGTGATTTGTGTACCCAACAGTTATCATACTGAAGTGTGCGTCTCCATGCTGTGTCTGGTGGTGTTCCCTGTGCGATGGAACTGCTTCTGCTTCGTCAACTGGTTCTTTCTCTGCCATCCGGTTATACTCAAAAGTAAGCTTATATCTCCTAAGCTTTTTCTTCTCTGGAACTGTCTACTGTCCTGCTGACTGTATACAGAGAGTGTGTAAAGTTTTCCTATGTTTGATTAATATTGACTTTTACATAAGATCCCAGCGTGCTATCCGTTATCTCTTACTCATCATACAAAATGAAGATATGTACTTGTgctttttttgagtcacttgagaaaaagtgactctatgtaatcggtcagtgttagtctgtccggccggccggccggccggccgtccggccggccgtccggccggccgtccgtagacaccaccttaacgttggacttttctcggaaactatcaaagcgatcgggctcatattttgtttagtcgtgacctccaatgacctctacactttaacgatggtttcgttgacctttgacctttttcaaggtcacaggtcagcgtcaaaggaaaaattagacattttatatctttgacaaagttcatcggatgtgattgaaactttgtaggattattctttacatcaaagtatttacatctgtagccttttacgaacgttatcagaaaaacaagggagataactagccttttctgttcggcaacacacaacttaacgttgggcttttctcggaaactataaaagtgaccgggctcaaattttatgtgaacgtgactcattgtgttgtgaatagcaatttcttcctgtccatctgatgcctcatataatattcagaactgcgaaagtgactcgatcgagcgtttgctcttcttgttaattttaTATACTATGTTGATAAGTCTCTTAGCCAGACAAAAGTAAtgtttttaagaaaaaaaaaatcaaaagttgCATCCCTAAGGACTGGAAGTAAAGCTCATAATATCTGAATGTAAGAAAGATTAGAACCATAGGATCTGGTTACATTTCCGTTTCAGTTAAGACTCGGTAGCTGCAACTCCAGGTGTTTACTCATAGTCCAGAAACTGTTTGCCTGTACTGCATTTATGCTTTGAAATTTGGATTAAGAAAGCCTACAGGCTCGGGAAACACAATCCATGTATGGCCTACTTCAAGGATGCTTTTGGGAGCATGCAAATGTTTCTTGCTGACTGAAAAATAGAACTATGAAGCTAACAGATTggaaagttgtttttttaattaaattacatattcctactccgaatcacatgtagcattgacacaatcggagatgccaggttctgaaaaggctaaccgtctaagggaagcaaccccaaccacaaaaagtgtaaacgtagccatggtaatgaccatacacccggggagttacctcccatcgtgcatgccacgtcactactgctactgaacacgtggttcatATCATTCGACCTTTCAGCTTTCCGAGGAGCAGGTTGTGAATTTTTGGCTCCCCAGTGGCTGTGCTGTTTGGTGTTGTTTATGACACCCACTGGCCACTTTACCGTCTATCTTGCCTCCTGcttcgtagttggtgagctctttccattttggtcattattttgacaggaattttggttgtagttgctgattttCGTCCGTTTTTGGACTTGTTATAATTTCAGTAACTATCGTTGGCAGCCATTTTTGTTGTCAACATGTATTGACAGCTTTAATATGTGGCTAGGCCGATGTATGCTGGAGGTAAACGTATTTTTACCTTCTTACTTGCTTTCTGCTTTGATTAGTTGTTAAGCTTGTTCCTTTTCTGTCATTAGTTGACAGGAATTTATCTGTAGTTGCTGACTGTTCGTCCGCTTGGACTCCTAAATGCGTTTCAGTGACTTATTGTGTGGCCGCCATTTTCGGTTGCTCAGCTTTCCTGACAGCTTCTGTTTGTGGCTAGGCCAATGTTATAGTGAGGTTCTCCTTACTTTGCCTGCTTTATTGCCTTCTGcttgttagttggtaagccatTTCCTATTTCGTCATTAGTACTGACAGGAATTTTcgttattgcttaattttcgtccgttttggacttctaagttttgtccagtaacttatcgcttggccgccattttgtgtatCAGCGTTGCTGACAGTGGTTTACATGGCTAGGCTTTAGCAGGTATCTACCAGTCCGTAGGACTTGTTGTGGTTTCGGATTAACATGTTTGTCTGTTGTGTCCGTTACTCTTTATGCCCCGTACAAACACTTTGGGGGCAGTCATCTTCTCTTGTATGTACTGTTTCTTCTCGCTCACCTTCTCTGCCGTTAGCGGATCAGGTGTCACAGGTGTCTTCGTTATCTACGTTGGTTCCGGAGATTCGTACTTCCGTACGAGAAGAAATTTTGCGTGCCAAGCCTGCGACTTCCGTTGGTCCCGCTGTCTGCGGGTGACGTCAGCTTGTTGGCTTCCTTGACTCTTCCGGCCGAGACGTTGTCTAGGGcggatgttttgcttcttcgtcttctaccgctgtggttggcgacTCAAGTAAGTCGAGCTGGTCCACAGGTCCTCGTGAGACCGTCGGACGCtccctgctgggacacagctcttttcggcgggttcacgacccgcaaaactctgttcagtcgcaccctggcttcgtcgaagaccattgtgtggctgagcaatggcggtagccgtttccggctgctgcgcttccggcactcgccggaagcataggtcccccaatgtgcgcacccgctgtggtggttccggggttgaccggacgttgccttccgggcattcgggcttccggcccccgtcctctgttcagtcgcaccctggcttcgttgaagaccattgtgtggctgagcaatggcggcagtcGTTTCCggctgctgcgcttccggcattTGCCGGAAGCATAGGTTCCCTGaagtacgcacccgctgtggtcgtttctggggttgaccggacgttgcctaccaggcattcgggcttccggcccccGTCCTCGCATACggcgcttccgcttttcgcggtctCGTCTCATGCTTTTCCGGCTCCGCCCGGATTTACTGCTCCTTCCGCTTCCACTTCCTCCCGGATGTCGGTAGCTGAGGAGCAACGCCAGCCCTTCGGGCAGGTGTTGTCTCAGCCCTGGCCGCGGCAGTCAACGTTTCAACCTTCGGTTGTTGCTTCGACTGCCGTTCCGGTTCCTGCGGCTGCAGGCTTGCCGTCTTCTCACTCTTATCCTGGGCAGGGCAGGAGTTTTAAGACGTTGGGGgggacggatttccggtttccggttatgTCGTTTCACCTGCCTTCCACCGGTAACGTGGACTTCGGTTTTTCGCCGGATGTTTCGGACATTCAGTCTGTCGTCAGCGATTTCACACGTGCTGGTTATCAGGAAAAACGCTTAACGCTGTCCTCTAGGCTGCGGCAGAGGTCACGTCGAGGTATTTTCCGGACGGGGCTTCGGCCTTCTACACTTCCTgttggaagcataggtcccccatCTCATGCGCACGTAGTGGCTTGTCTGGGGTTGAttgaggactggcctacgggcgttcgggttccggccccagtcctccTCTGTTCTGTCTCACTCTTGTTCCGTCGTGCACATTTGTGTTTCACAGCAAGTGCGGCAGCCGTTTTCGGCGCGGTGTTTCCGGTTTTACTGGAAGCATAAGTCCTCCATTTCAAGTACATGTTGCTGTTTTGTCTGGAGTTGACAGAGgtctggcctacgggcgttcgggttccggcctcagtctactctATGCAACTTTCGCTTCCGTTTTTTGCGGTTTTGTCTGCTGCATTTCCGGCTTTGTTCGGATACACTACTCCTCTTCCTGACACTCATTCTCGGAGGTCGGCgggtgaggaacagcggctggcctacgggcatttagGCTTTCAGCCTCAGCCGGGGCAGTCTTCACTCTACCTGTTGGGTGTTGCGGTTACTGCCTATTCAGTTCGGGTGGCTCTAGACGTTTCCCCTATTCACGACCGTCATTAGGGGGATGAGTCAGGTCTTTTCCGGTTGGatgggtttccggtttccggtcatctcATTCATCAGTTTACCACCAGAAACTGTGACTTCGGTTGCGTTCGTGGCTGAACTATTCTGGTTCTCAGCCTTTAGTCAGCAATCGGACAAGTTCGggatttccgtcgaagctcgaagCTGCGACTCAGGATTTCCTGTTGGGTGCATCGACTTTGGTGGCTTCCTTGCTGGTTGTCTTGGTTGTCGACGTCGGATTTTCGTTCCGCGAAGGTAGGATGCTTTCCTACTTCCGGTGCCTTAGTCATCTTTGGTGGGTACCACGGTTTGCAGGTTTTGGCTATGCCATCTCCTTCTGGAAGTGGTATCTCTAGCGTTTTGGTTCTGCCGCTGTTTCTACCTTGGTTCAGTTCCTGAACACGCTCAGCCCTGGCTGGCTTCGGCTACACGGGCTTCATcttttgttccttcttgcttAATTCAGCTTTTGGAACTTGCCTCCTTTCTCTACTCTGTTGGCCAGTCCTTGTTAGGGTGAGCGAAGAGCAGATGAGGCTGCCCTTCCTTCACTACGCTCGTACGGCGGGTGTCGgagggacttgtttctttcgCATTCTCTGTTCCCTGGACAGTCAAAGAGAGTCACTTAAGCTTTGCCCGCAGTAGAGATTCAGTCGAGTAGAGATCACCAGGTCTCTGACTGCTTTACAAGGGTTGAAGTAAGGTAAAGCTAGCATCCTCAGGTGAAGCATGCTTCTCGAAGCATGCTCAATCCTCTGGTTAAGCTAAGCTGGCAGCCAATAGGCAGCCTCCGTCGGAATACTTCTTCCTTCTTCGGTTGGGGTAACAGTTGTTTCAGCCATGGGCTGCTGCTGTTTTATTTCCGGGTTTACCGGCAAGGTTGGTTTTTTCTCACCGACGTTTCTTGGTACGTCGGGGGGGATGGAACAACGGCCGACCTCAGGGAGTCAGGGCTTTTAGCCTTGGCCGGGCAACAGCCTTTCCGCGTTTTGGCGATGGTGGTTGTTGCCTTCCTGTttcttgtggcttcggacttcgTCTTTTCTTTCCTTCGTTCTCACTTTTAAGGAGATTGGATAGGACGATTTCCGTTTGGGCGGGGTTCTCTGGCTTCAGGTTACCCCTTTTTGGCCACAAATACTTGGACTTTGGTCCTTGTTATCTTTCACCgagtcggactctgtctttctctagtgaACAGAcacgttctggtgtttcgtccaaacttaaggttcgcttgagttggcctcggaggtaacattcagattttcctgagggggcattgtcttggacaatggatgtttgaggagtagttctttgtggctttcctcctctctctcaggttttggctGCTCTTCTCCTTCGGGCAGAGGTTTAGCTAATGTTTCCCTAAGAACTCTTGTTTCGGGAGTCTTACGGCTGGCTGGCTTCACGGTTTACGTTTACCAGTCTTTGTTTTCTGCTTTCGGTTTTTTGATTCACTCTCAATTATcttcaagcagactgttttgggaacactctggcttttagccattttgtttatggtTGCCAGTCACAGCGGTCTTTGACCACCGGGGGTCCACACTTCCGGTGGCTTACGCACAGTCGTAAGTGGCTGCTGTCGTGTGctacctctctctctgcgtTCGCAGAGACTGGCAGAGGAAGACTGGCGACCCTCTATTTGAGAGTTTTCTCTTTGAGGTGGACTCTGGTACTTAGTGCTCGgatgtctctctcgctcttttgtGGGGATTGGTCACTCTCATTTTGAGCTGACTTCTTTCTCACAGGCCTTTCGGGCTTTACTACATCCCAAGGTTTGCAGACTTTGGCATGGTTGTCTTAAGGTCACCGCGAGGGTGTGTCCTTCTCAGCTTTGAGgggacaaccttacgcacggatcttttcaggacattagcatttccttccaagaaaaaaggggggggggagcttgtctttcccttggctcgccagggttattaatccaaggcttgggtctattcctgtgctgttttttacggctaggagattggaaggagtgctgagcacagcttaCTGGATCTCTGAGGTTGTCTCTTACGCTTTTTGCCTGAGATtcatctcggctgtcaatcaggactttcctcggttccctcactgccttttggcagtgggccagcccTGGTAAGGGCTTTTGAGTTggttagattttctttcccacTGGGACCGTCCTGACTCTTTGGCAGCGGTCCAGTtttttggcaaggttttttgagtgagttagattttctttcccaccgccttgttgttgtaatctgctacatgtgattcggagtaggaatatgtaatttaatcaaaaattttattgtaaattttcatttaataaatatacctacccgaatcacatggtatattccctcccgccaaccccgcttttgatttggagaattttattctttaggtcgaatgatatgaaccacgtgttcagtagcagtagtgacgtggcatgcacgatgggaggtaactccccgggtgtatggtcattaccatggctacgtttacactttttgtggttggggttgcttcccttagacggttagccttttcagaacctggcatctccgattgtgtcaatgctacatgtgattcgggtaggtatatttattaaatgaaaatttacaataaaatttttgattaaagtGCAACCAAGGATGTACTTGACTCATGAAACTTAGGTACCTGCACTTTTCATGTGTTAACAACGAGGCACGAGATGATTCCAAAATCAGGTACAACAGTCATAACGCAGTTGCCGCTCTTGTCAAGGTGGCAAGTGATGTACTTAGctcttctcctctcctctctttcttgtctgtgacCTGTTTTGACTTGCCCAATTAATTATAACATGAAAACTGTATTGCAGGGGGTTGTTCTTACTGGCACAACATCATGGATTCGCTGAACAAGAAGAGCGGGCAGAGTAACGGTTCAGTGGTTTCTGCTGTCAACGAACCGAAAGCAACAACACCACCAGCCTCAGCCAACACCACCCCTTCCAAGCAAACTCCTGCTGCTGCTAGCCAGAGCACACCAGTTGTGAGTTAATGCTGTGATGGGGTAgcgagatgggggggggggggggggggtggttgtagTTGCTGTTAACATTGTGATAAGGCAAGGGTTAAAGGAGGGGGGTGGTAAAAGGAATGGGaccagagtgtgtgtgtatgtgtgtgggaggaggggggggggcttagtTGCTGTTAACATTGTGATAAGGCAAGGGTTAAAGGAGGGGGGTGGTAAAAGGAATGGGAccagagtgtgtgtatgtgtgtgggaggaggggggggggcttagtTGCTGTTAACATTGTGATAAGGCTAGGGTTTATGGGAAGGATGGGAGACATTAAAGTCATAGCCTGTGCATGGCGATGAAAGGGAAGGGGGTCAGTTTGATGGTGattttgagtggtttttttttcattggaAGAGTCATTATTGCAACTCATTAATTGAGGTTCATTGAATGTTTTAGTGAACAAGTAAAGTTCAACTTGTGCAAGAAAAACAAAGCTTCTCTTTTGAGATGGAGCGTTATTGTGTGTAGGTGTGCTAGCTTGTGTCCATCTGTGCTTCATGTATTTCTTTTTCTCTAAGCTCACAGtctgctgagtttattttaagAGCCATGTGGTTTCATTGTGCAGATGCCAAAAGATAGGTCCAGCACTGACCTGGACAGTTTGGACATGGACGACAAGGATGACAGTTCAGACGTAAGTACATTCAGTCACTCGTCTCTTCTTGAAGTTTGTGTTATCGGGCCTGTTTGCTGCTCATTTGATTGAAcggatatttttttgttaatggATTATTGAATCCACAGTTATATTGATCGCACATCAAAAGTTTTTATCTttaaagttttgtgtgtgtgtgtattatttaTTTGAATTTTCAAACAATTCAAGCTATTTTAGTTTTAGAACTCCATCAGATTTGCTTCATACGAATACCATTATTattctcattattattattattattttgattattattattattattaagggaAATGTTGTGTTTGTTGCAGGTGGACTTGATAGAGATGACCAACACTGTGGATGAGTCGCTGTCCAAGATCGAGCCACCACCTCAACGTCCAGGCATGGTGGCCAGGCTGATGGAACTCAAGAAACGACGCTCTCAGATGGCCAACGGTAGGAAGCACAGTGTTAAGACATAAAGCAACTTTATTACTGTGCATCTTGTAAGTAGTACCTAAcaacagacgggcgcagtggcgtggtgttaagacgtcggcctcctaatcgggaggtcgcgagttcgaatcccggtcgctgccgagttaagagtggagatttttccgatctcccaggtcaacttatgtgcagacctgctggtgacttaacccccttcgtgtgtacacgcaagcacaagaccaagttcgcacggaaaagatcctgtaatccatgtcagagttcggtgggttatggaaacacaaaaatacccagcatgcctactcaacgaaagcggagtgaagctgactatgctctcagagtatagtgtagggaacccaaatgggcaaacgagctcacacgtaaccagaaaattctggaacgctgaagaagtaCCTAACAACATTTGAGATGCGAAGGTCTCAAAAGAAAGGGAGTCTCAAAATTGAGGTTACTTTGTAtgggttatgaagagaaaatgtggAGAGAGAAAACGAGGTCTTTAattggaggaagtcttaaatgttAAATGGGagagtcttaaaaggagggttacACTGTATCTCCTCAGAGTAATGTGGCTGTGGTGCTGTAAGCACAAtcaccttgtttgtttgtttgtttgcttaacgcccagccgaccacgaagggccatatcaaggcggtgctgctttgacatataacgtgcgccacacacaagacagaagtcgcagcacacgcttcatgtctcacccagtcacattattctgacaccggaccaaccagtcctagcactaaccccataatgccagacgccaggcggagcagccactagattgccaattttaaagtcttaggtatgacccggctggggttcgaacccacgacctcccgatcacggggcggacgccttaccactaggccaaccgtgccggtcacaaTCACCTTAAGCAACAGAAATTTTATTCAAATTAAAAGTATTATCTCATAAGACTAACAGTTAAGATCTTGTTATACAATATGTTCCTTATGCACAAAAGGCAAAAACTGTatccattgttgagtgtgatgATAGAAAAttcagagcgagagagagagagtaaacaaTTGAAGTCATTTATAATGGTTCTATTTTCTAGGGTGTGTTtattttaattgtttgtttttttaatatgtGTGATGCAGGGAAATTGATACTGAATTAttataacaataacaaacaatggacattgtattgtccattaCAATGAGCAAATTAAAATGGAAACTTATCTTTTCCATTGTCCCTCATAAATTCAGGTCATATCAAGCTACTTTTCCATTGTGCCTCATAAATTCAGGTCATATCACGCTActtttacattttttaatttgttgatTATCAAAATGGCTTTTGATTTGTTTCAGAAAACTGTCATGGTTGTCGAGTTTCATTTTCATCAATATTGAAAAGAAGGGTGAGTGTTTGCTAGTTTGTATCCCCTTTCTGCTGACAGTTACAGGGATCTCGCTGgctaaataaaaacaaagaggtaTACGCAACAACAGGATAAAAAAGCATCATGTAGCAGTATTTCTGCGCACTGACTTTTGCATGCCGGAACAACCTGAGAGATTTTTTCATCGCCAGAGATGCAGTAATTACAGAACAGCAGATGTGCATTTGACTTGTTTGAAAGCCAAGGCTATGTATTTTTCCTCAAAGGATTAGCATTGTAAAGCAAGGCATATTATTTTTGCGCTTTCCATACGCGTCATGATGAAAAAAATTCAACAGAGAATTTTCAAATGCCTCAAATACGAACAAATCGTTGGTCAATGCGACCCCTGCAGTTATA
Encoded here:
- the LOC138981552 gene encoding protrudin-like, encoding MSKAKTRVSKPQAAPEPEKDKDNEVVLDLAGFVTQVERFSTLIEPFAFVFYCIDDIRRWRFPKFTILFWIIANICCFVLTQGAVFIVVSCLVIGIATVSLCQLHTRLLDKYLPQTKPDTVTKSITEEPNTLETIQNFQFSLIQMHDFIVKSNEYLTYIYAVLKWDDAIPAMIYHTEVCVSMLCLVVFPVRWNCFCFVNWFFLCHPVILKRGCSYWHNIMDSLNKKSGQSNGSVVSAVNEPKATTPPASANTTPSKQTPAAASQSTPVMPKDRSSTDLDSLDMDDKDDSSDVDLIEMTNTVDESLSKIEPPPQRPGMVARLMELKKRRSQMANENCHGCRVSFSSILKRRHYCRHCGNSFCHKCCNLKVPRSVFGATSPAASKETVLVCNGCHGQLATTGELSPPQGQKARAETS